Genomic DNA from Pigmentiphaga litoralis:
GCCGCCCGGCGCCGAGGCAACGACGATACGGGTGGGCGCCTGCGAAGGGTCCGCCACGGCGGTCGTACAGACGCCACCCAGCAAGCCGCCCAGAATGGGGACTATCAGGCACGCGAATCTCAGGGGTGCAATCACGTCTGTCTCCTTGTGTTTTAAGCCGGGTGCGTGTGCCTGCTCTGGCGAGACGCCCACTGCCTTTGACGCCGACTCTAAAGCGTTCAGAACCCGAAGTCAATTTTTTAGGAACCGGTTCCGATCAGTGAAACCATATAAAACTAAAGCTTCCGGCTTGCCTGGACCAGAGTTTCATTTAACGGAACCAATACTATTGAATGAAACTACGGTGATAAGCTTCGCCAACACCAGAAGCCAATCCAGGCAGGAGACCATGACCATGCATTCGACGACACTGACCGCCCTGTTCGGCGCCACCTTCTGTATCGCCGCGACAGGCGCGCAGGCCGCTCAGGCAGACAGCTTTCCGAACCGCCCCATCCGCATGATCGTGGCCTTCAGCGCCGGCGGCTCGACCGACACGGTCGCCCGGTACTACGCGGTGAAACTGGGCGAAGTGTTGAAGACCAACGTGATCGTGGAAAATCGCCCGGGCGCCGCGCAGATGATCGGCATCAACGCCACCCTTAACGCCCCGGCCGACGGGTACACCATCTACCTGGGAACCGGCAGTTCGCTCTCTCAGAATCCGGGTGTGCGGACCAACCTGCCGTACGATCCACTCAAGAACTTCACGTTGCTTGGCCTGGTCGCCACGACGCCGGGCGTTATCGTCGTTACGCCTGCTCTGCCCGTGCAGACCTTCTCGGAATTGATCACCTACGCAAAGGCCAACCCCGGCAAACTGAACTACGGGTCATCCGGCCTGGGGTCGGCCAGCCACCTGCAGGCCGAATACTTCCTGAGCCTGACGGGCGTGCAAGCCACCCACATTCCCTTCAAGGCCGATGCCGAGATCATGACGGCCATGTCGGGCAACCTTGTGCACCTGGGCATCGCGCCCATTCAGGGCGCCGTCGGAGCCATCCGGACCGGCAAGGTGCGTCCCCTGGCCATCACGAGCGCCACGCGGATTGCGTCCCTGCCTGACACGCCGTCGGTGAGTGAACTGGGCTTCAAGGAATTGCAGGCAATCGACCCCTACACGTATTACGGACTGGTCGGACCGAGCGGTATTCCGGACGCGGTGGTGACCAAGATCAACGCTGCCATCAACACGGTCTCGGCCATGCCGCAGACCAAGGAATTGATGGGACAGAACTATTTCTACCCAAGCACCAGTACGCCTGAATCGTTCCGCAACTACATCGCGCAAGACATCGCCAAGTGGCGCAGCTTCAGCTCGAAGATCAAGCTGGATTGAACGCGGGCGGAAGAAAGGGGCGGCCTGTCGGCCCCTCCTTTGACCCGCCCCACCGCGTGCCAGGGCCGCCTTCTACTTCGCCAGCCCCAGGCTGCCGACCATGGCCTTGGCCTTGGCGACTTCATCGACCAGATACGTGTTGAACTGCGTTGGCGACATCACATTCGTTTCCAGCCCATCTTCGCGGAAACGCGCTTCGATCTCCGGACTGGCCAACGATGCACGCAGCGATTCCGAGAGTCTGTCGATCGCGTCCTTGGGCGTACCCGCCGGCGCCACCAGGCACAGCCAGGTGTAGTAGCTGTAGTTCGGCGCGCCCTGTTCGGCGAAAGTGGGAACGTCGGGCAGGGACGCGAAACGGCTGGACGACGTGACACCCAACGCGCGCAACTGCCCTGCCTTCACCTTGGCACTGCTGCTCCCGTACGCTTCAAGGATCAGGTCGACGCGGCCGCTCATGACGTCCGCCATTGCCGGGCCATTGCCTTTGTAGGGCACATGCAGCAACTGGACACCGGCCTGCTGGAAGAATTGTGCGGCGGCCAGATGCGGCGCCGTGCCGACTCCGGCCGACGCGTAGCTGAGCTTGTTCGGATTGGTCTTGGCACGGGCCAGCAGCTGGGCCATGGATTTGTCGTTGCTATCGCCCGCCACGACCATCAGAAACGGCGATCGCCCGATCAGGCCGATGCCCGAGAAATCCTTGGCGACGTCATACCCGGCGTCGTCCTTGATCGCTGGCTGGATGGCGATGGTGCCTGCCGTGGCCAGAATCGTGTAGCCATCGGGCGGCGCTGTCTTGACGCTGCGAATGCCGATCAGCCCATCGCCACCCGCCCGGTTTTCGACCACCACGGTCTGTTTCAGGTGCTCGCCCATCTTCTGCGCGACCAGCCGTGTCGTCACGTCCGTCAAGCCGCCAGGCGCCGTGTTGACCACCACCCGGATCGGGCGCGAAGGAAAGGGTTCGGCTGCGGCTGCGCTGTTGATGCTGGCAAATGCCAGCGCGACGGCACAGGCGCCATACCGGACGCCCTGCTTATAGGGGTTGTTCATGTTTTGTCTCCTGCGTGTTTTTATGTGTGTTGGTCGATGTGCCGGTGCGGCGGACTATCTGGCTGGCGACTCGACCACCGCCCGGACGGCGTTGGCGACGAAAGTCGGGGCACCGGCGATCAGGGCGAGGCGGGCCGCGCGGAGTAATGCATCGCCCCACGCAGGATCACGCGGCTGGCGTCCGCCCGCCGTCCAGGCTGGCAACAAGCGTTGCGACTGCGCGCTCCAGCCCGAGCTCTTGTCGAGCACCTCGGCCAGGACGGGCAATTCGAGTCCATACGCGACGCCGACCGCCACGCACTCTTCGGTTATCGCAAGGCAAAGTGCCGACACGGCGTCGTCGATGGTTTTAGCCACGTCGGGGGTGCCGATCCCATCGAACCTGATCCGGGTTCCCTCCGCGGTGTCGTCGCTTCCGGCCAGGCGCGTGCCCGCCATCGATTCAATCAGTCCCACCATGTCTTCGAGCTGCGCCGTCTTTCCAAGCGTGTTCACACCGACCTGCAACAGGCTGCGCACCGCCGCTGTCACGGGCATGGGCGCGCCCGTATCGAAGCCCAATGCAACGGCTTGATCGACGTCCTTCAACTGCAATGCCAGGGAAAAATTGGTGGACGCCTTGCCCTCCACCAACGCGGGCAGCATCTTCACCGTCGTCTGATTGCGCGCCGCGCCTTGGTTCAGGAGGTCAGACATGGCCGCAAGCGACAGGCCGGCGCGACGGCCCAATGCGACAATTTCCAGCGTGCCCAGGCGCACCCCCGCGTTCATGGCGTTGTTCACGGTCTTCATGGCCTGCCCGTCACCCACGCGCAGTCCGCAGCGATAGATGGTGCTCGTCACTGTCCGCAGCACCGGCAGCGCCCGTTCGAACACCTCGTCGGACCCACCCACCATCAATACGGCGCCACCCTGCGCAACGATGTGCGGACTGGCTGACACGGCCGCGTCCAGCATTGCGACGCCATGCCGTGCCAGTTCGTCGGCCATGGCGCGCGTGTCGCTGGCAATACCGCTGGTCTGGTCAATGACGAGTTTGCCGGCGGACAAGCCCTCCGCCAACCCACCCTGACCGAACAACACCTGCCGCACGTCGGAGCTGCGCGGCAGGCAGAGCAGCACCACGTCGGCGTCGGCAGCCAGTGCTGCGGCCGACGGGGCGACACGGGCGCCGTCCTTGCGCAATGCCTCGCTTGCCGGCGCATGGGCGTCCCACACGACCAGGTCGTGGTCCCGCAAAAAGGTGCGTGCCAGCTGGCTGCCCAGGGCACCGAGCCCGATGTATCCGATTTTCATGGTGATGCGTCTCCTGATCGTTGTGGTGGCCCGTCGACCTCGTCGAGGCCAGGGCAACATGCCCGGCGCGAAGGTCGCGGACGCGTTATCCAACGTCGGCCGATGCTAGCACGTCGATTCTTTCTGGTGACACTAGTTCCATTCAATGGAACCATCATGATTGTTGCGATCCCTTGCGGACGCAACACCGGCATTGTTGATAACACTGACGCCATGACCCACCCCGGATACAGCAATGGACTGCTGCAGATCGAGCAGCAATCCCACCGCGACCCGAGGGTAACTCCCCTCGCCCATCCGGCGCAGCCCGCTTGACACGCCCACGCCCCACTCCTAATCTCTATTAGAGAGCTAAGTAAATTATCAGATGCCGGCAGTACCGCACGCACGCGACTCGATCGCGGCGGCACATAAAGAAAACGATCAGGAGACACGGCAATGAAACCCATCAGCATGCTGGCCTGTGCGCTGGCGGCCGTCGCGTGCGCGTGCGCAAGTGGCGCCGCCCAGGCACAGAGCCGCCCCACCTACGTCACCAGCGGCAGCGTCAAGGCCCTGTACTACACGCCCGACGCCAACCCGAATCCGAAAGTCGCCTTCCTGATCGTTCACCGCACCGCCAATTACCTCAGTCACATCGGATGCGGCGAGTTGTCCAAGCGTGGGTATGCGGTGTTCTGCATGAACACGCGTTATGAGAACAACGAGTTCCAGATCGACTGGGACCGCATCGCGCTTGACGTGAAGGTCGGCGTCGAGTACCTGCGCAAACAGCCGGGGATCGAGAAGGTCATCCTGTTTGGCCACAGCGGTGGCGGGCCTACCTTGAGTTTCTATCAGGCGGTCGCCGAGAAAGGCATTGGCTTCTGCCAGGACGCGCGCAAGATCGTTCCTTGCAATAACGATCTGGCGAACCTGCCACCGGCGGACGGCCTGATCCTTGCGGATGCGCATCCGGGTGTCCCCGTTATCCTTTTGCGCAGTCTGAATGGTTCGGTCCTGCGCGAGACCCCGGGCACGTTCGATCCGGCGCTGGATCTCTACAGCCCAGCCAATGGCTACAACCCGGCGGGTGCTTCCACCTACTCACCTGATTTCCAGGCGCGCTATTTCGCGGCCCAGTCGCGCCGGATGAACGCGTTGATCGCCGATGCCGATCGGCGCACGAAAGATATCGCCGCCGGCAAGGGCCCCTACCCCGACAACGATCAGTTCGCGATACCGCATGGCGGCAATCCGGGAGCCGGGCCAGGCGGCGCGTCGCAGCTGCATAGTCTCGATCCGCAGATCGCTCTTCGCAAGACCCAGCGCCCACAAAAACTGCTCCGCAACGATGGCTCGATTGATCGCCAACTGGTGACGACGGTCAGTCCGGTCGAGCCCGACACCCTCGCATCGACGATGTCGTTCAACCGCGGCACCAAGCAGTTGTCGTTGCGCTCGTTCCTGTCGACGCAAGCCGTGCGGTCGACCAACTCCCTTGACGGAATCGACCACTGTTCGAGCAACAATTCGACGATCTGTGCGGTGGGTGCGATCTCGGTGCCAACGCTGGTCATGGGCATGGGCGGCTATCTCTTCATTCGCGACTCCGAAGAGGAGTTCGACGCATCGGCGGCCAAGGACAAGGATCTGGTGTTCATCGAAGGCGCGACGCATGGCTTCACACCCTGCGCGAACTGCATGAACACGGGCGGCGCGGCTGCGTATTCGAACAGCGTGAAGAATCTGTTCGATTACGTCGACGGCTGGGCATCGCCGCGATATCGCGCGGACACGAGCCCTGTCGTGTCAGGCGGCGGGAGCCTGTCGCTTGGCGCACTGGCCGTGATGTTGGGCCTGGCTGCCATGGCCGCTGTCGCGCGGTGGCGCGGCCTGGCCAGCCGGCTGTCCGGGCCGCGCCGCCGCAGCTGAACCCACGCGCTCAGCCGTCTTTTTCTCTTCTGCGCCCGCGCACCGTGATCGCTGCGGCGGGCCCTTACACCACTGGAATTGCCATGCCCTCCACGCTTCGACTGGCCGTCGCTGGCTTGCTCGCCTTGGCTTTCGCCCTGCCCGCAGCGGCCCAGGATGCCGCTCAGGCATGGCCGAAAAAAACGATCCGCCTGATCGTGCCGTTCACTCCTGGCGGAAGCAACGACGTACTTGCGCGCGTCCTGAGCCAGCACCTGGGCAAGGCGTGGAACCAGACTGTCGTGGTCGAAAACAAGCCCGGCGCGGCCGGCAATATCGGCGCGGAATTCGTGGCGCGCGCCCCGGCGGACGGCTATACCTTGTTAATTGCCGCCAACAACGTGTTGTCGGTGAACCCGGCCTTGTACCGGCTCGGCTTCGACCCGGCCAAGGACTTTGCGCCGGTCAGTTTACTTGGCACGGTGCCTATCGTTCTGGTCGTGAATCCCGACCTGCCCGTCAAGGATCTGGCGCAGCTGGTCAGCTACGCCAAGGCAAACCCGGCCAGGCTGAACTATGCGTCGTCGGGCACCGGGTCGCCGCAACATCTATCGGCCGAATTGTTCAACAAGCTGGCGGGCGTGCGCATGACGCATGTGCCCTACAAAGGCGCGGCACCGGCCATTGCCGATGTGTCGGCGGGTCAGGTCCAGGTGTTGTTCGGGCCGATCAATTCCGTGCTGCCCCACATCAAATCCGGCAAGTTGCGGGCGCTTGCCGTGGCAGGCGAGTCGCGCACGCTGCTGCTGCCTGACGTGCCGACGATTGCCCAGGCTGGCTATCCGGCCTACCGCAGCGATATCTGGATCGGCCTGGTCGCGCCTGCGGGTACGCCGCCCGATGTCGTGCGGCAGATCAACGCCGAGACGCGTACCACGCTGGCTGACCCTGCCGTGATCGAGACGTTGGCGCAGCAAGGCATCGAAGCCAAGGCCAGCACCCCGGATACGCTGGGCGCGCTGGCGGCAAGCGACCTGACCCGCTGGACGGACGTCATCAAGTCGTCCGGGATCGTCGCCGATCAGCAGCCCTGACGGCGGCTGCGGCAAGGATGCCGCCGCAAGGATGACGCCGCACAGCCCCCCCCTTTTCATCCCAACCCTTCGCCGCGCCTGATGCGCGCCGATCCACTTCTGGAGCTACCCATGACCCTGTCCTGCCCGCAGTCCGTGCTGCGTCCCTTGACCCTGGCACTCGTGTTGTCGGGCGGCGCTTTCGCCATCGCCCCAGGCCCGGCATCTGCCGCCGATGACAGCGCCGGCTACCCGAACCGCACCATCCGGTTCGTCGTCCCCTACGCCCCCGGCGGCCTGCCCGACACCGTTGCCCGCGTGGTGGCGCAGCGCCTGACCGAACACATGGGCCAGAGTGTCGTCGTCGAGAACAAGCCGGGCGCCAACGGCGTGATTGCCGCCCAGACGCTGACCAGCGCCCCGCGCGATGGCTATACCTTCCTGGTCACCGACGGGTCGATGATGTCGATCAACCCGGCCATCTACAAGAACCTGGCCTACGACCCGAACAAGGACTTCGTGCCGGTGTCGCTGGTGGCCACGTCGCCCCTTTTCCTGGCGGCCAATACCGAATTGAAGGTCAACACGCTGCAGGAATTCGTTACGCTGGCCAAAAGCAAACCGGGTCAGATCAACTATGGATCGTCCGGCATCGGCAGCAGCCATCACCTGACCATGGAGGCCATGAAGGCGGCCTTGAATCTGCAGATCAGCCATGTGCCGTTCCGGGGATCGGGCCAGTCGGTGCCCGCGCTGGTCGGCAATCAGGTGGGGGTGGTGTTCGCCGCCCTACCCTCGCTGTCGGGCTTTGCCGAGAATGGCAAGGTCAAGATACTGGCGACCAATTCGGCGTCGCGCTCGGCGCTGGCGCCCGACATTCCGGCCATCTCGGAGATCATTCCGGGCTTCAATTTTGCCGTCACGGTAGGTGTGCTGGCCGCGACGGGCACGCCGTCGTATGCGGTGACGCGGATCAATGCCGAAGTCACGCGTGCGCTCAAGACACCCGAAGTGATCAAGCAGCTGAATACGCTGGGCATCGAGCCGGTCGGCGGGCCTGCCGATCGTTACGCCGCGGCCATTGCGGAGGAAGGCAAGCGTTATGAAGGCGCGATCAAGGCGGCGGGCATCAAGGCCGAGTAGGCAAGTGGACAAACCTTCGGTCGTCCCCTACACTCCAATTTAATTAGATATCTAACAAACCTGCCGAACCGCGGCTGCCTGACCCGACTGCAACTACCTGGTGAGAGCGAGACATGTTGACCACTGAAGAAAACGATCTGTTGTGCCGCGTCGAGGGCGATGCCCCGATGGGACAACTGATGCGCCGGCACTGGACGCCGGTCTGCCTGAGCGAAGAAGTGAGCGAGCCCGATGGCACGCCCATCAAGGCGCGTGTGTTTGGCGAAGACCTGGTGGTGTTTCGCGATACCGAAGGCCGCGTGGGTGTGATGGATGAGTTCTGTCCGCACCGCCGCGTGTCGCTGGTGTATGGCCGCAACGAGGAATGCGGCCTGCGCTGCCTATATCACGGCTGGAAGATGGACGTGGAAGGCACGGTGATCGAGATGGTGTCCGAACCGTCGGCCAGCGCCATGACCGAGAAGGTCAAGCACAAGGCCTACAAGGTGCAGGAATGGGGCGGCTGTGTGTGGGCCTACATGGGTCCGCAAGACAACGTGCCCGAGTTCGTGCCGCCGCCTTGGGCGCCAACCAGGGACACCAAGGTCAGCATTGCCAAGATCCTGATTCCCTGCAATTGGGCGCAGATTTTGGAAGGCGCGATCGACTCCGCGCACAGCGACAGCCTGCACTCGTCCGACTTCCTGCCGGCGCGGGTGGGCGGCGCCGAAGCGACCGGCAAGAACTGGTTGCGTCCGTCAACCGACAAGGCGCCGCGCATGCAGGTGCAGTGGGGCACGTATGGTTTCCGCTACGCCGCGATTCGCCGGCCGATCACCAAGGCGTCCGAGAACAACTATGTGCGATCCACCGTGTTCGTGGCCCCTGCCACGGTGTTGATCCCGCCGAACAATCTGTACAACGTTGCGAACATCAACGTTCCGATGGATGACACGAACACGGCGTTCTACTTCATATCGTGGGGCGATCCGGCCAAGGCGCCGGATACCGAAACCTGGCGCAAGTTCCTGGGCGCGCAGGTGGGTGTGGACCTGGACCCGGAGTACCACCCCTTCCGCCACATGGGGAACCGGTTCAAGCAGGACCGCCAGGCCATGAAGGCGGGCAACTTTACCGGCATCACCGGCTTCCCGAACCAGGACATCGCCATGTGGGTGACGATGGGCCCGATCGCGAACCGGTCGGACGACCGCCTGGGCGCCAGCGACTTTGCGATCGTGGAGTTCCGCCGCCAGATGCTGGAAGCGGTCAAGGCGTTCAAGGAAGGGCAGCCGGCCATCGGCACCGGCGACCTGCGGATCCCTTCCGAGATCTGCTCGTTCCAGGCGATCATTCCCAAGACCACCGACTGGCGCGATTTTGGCGCCCGCCCGGTATGGACAACGGACGCGAACGCGCCGCAACTCGACAGCAACTATCAGACGACCTGATCGTCTTGGAGACCACCTTGAACCTGCGACTTTCCATCGCCATGGGCGACTATGACCGCAACCGCGCGCTGTTTGACGGCGGCGTGCAGATCGACGGCGTTGATCCGGTCTTCATGCTGCTCAACCCGGAAGAGATGTTCTTTCGCGCGTTCCGGAGCATCGATTTCGATGTGAGCGAACTGTCGTTTTCGAGCTATCTGGTCAAGCACGCCAAGGGCGAATGCCCGTACATCGCGCTGCCGATTTTCCTGTCGCGGGCGTTTCGCCACACGTCCATCTACGTGCGCAAGGACAGGATCAAGACACCGGGCGATCTAAAAGGCAAGAAGATAGGCGTGCCGGAATATCAGCTGACGGCCAACGTGTGGGCACGCTCGATCCTGGAAGACGACTACGGTGTGAAGCCGTCGGATGTGACCTGGGTGCGCGGCGGGATCGACGAGCCCGGCCGTCCGGAAAAGATCAAGCTGCAGTTGCCGGGCGATGTGACCATGATCGATGCGCCCGAAGGCAGCACGATTTCGGATCTGCTCGACCGCGGCGAGATCGATGGCTTCATGGCGCCGCGCCCGCCGGGCGGCGCCGCGCGGCACAACCCGAATGTGGGCTGGCTGTTCGATGATCCCACTGCCGTGGCCAAGGACTACTTCAAGCGCACGGGCGTGTTCCCGATCATGCATGTGGTGGGCCTGCGCAAGGAACTGGCGGCGCAGCACCCCTGGCTGCCGGCGGCGCTGGTCAAGGCTTTCGAGAAATCCAAGGCCGCCGCGCTGGACAAGCTGGCGGACACGTCGGCCACCAAGGTCACCCTGCCCTTTGTCGAAGAGCAATTGAAGGCCGCCAAAGAGACCATGGGCGAAGACTACTGGTCGTACGGCGTTCAGCCGAACTTGCGAACCCTGGAAACCTTTGTGCGGCATCATCACGCGCAGGGGCTGTCGTCACGTCAGGTGCCGGTGGAAGAACTCTTCCACCCCGCCACCTACGAATCCTACAAAATCTAGGACATGCGATGGAAGACGCCAACGACACCGTTCACATGATGCCGCTGCGCATCGCGAAAGCGACTGATGCGGCAACCGGCATTCGCAGCTTTGAACTGGTGCACCCCGACGGCGACGAACTGCCGCCGTTCACCCCAGGATCGCACGTCAAGGTACAGGTGCCGAACAACGAGTTCCGCAAGTATTCGCTGTGCGGTGATCCGGAAGACCTGAGCAAATACGTGATCACGGTCAAGCGGGATGCCAACGGACGGGGCGGGTCGATGAGCCTAGTCGACGACGCGAAGGAAGGCGACACGTTGCCCACGTCGATGCCCGACAACGCGTTTCCGCTCGTCGACAAGGCGTCGGCTTACCTCTTCATTGCGGGCGGTATCGGCATTACGCCCATCCTGTCGATGATCCGGTCGTTTGGCGAGTTGCCGCCTGCCCCGTGGAAACTGTATTACCTGAGCCAGTCGGCCGAGACCACCGCCTTTCTGGATGTTCTGGACGCGCCGGAGTGGCGAAAGAACGTCAAGGTGCATCATGACGGCGGCGATCCGGACGACGCGTTCGATCTGTGGCCGGTTCTGGAAAAACCGAACCGGGGCCACGTGTACTGCTGCGGTCCACGCGGTTTGATGGAAGCGGTGCGGGACATGACGGGCCACTGGTCACCCGGGAACATCCACTTCGAAAGCTTTCTGGAAGGCGGCGAAAAGCGCGCAGACGATACGCCGTTCACGGTCAAGCTGGCAAAGTCCGGGCTGGAGTTCGAGATCCCGGTGGGCCAGTCCATTCTGTCGGTGCTGCGTGCCGCCGAGGTCAAGGTGCCGTTTTCCTGTGAGAGCGGGACCTGCGGATCCTGCCGCACTGGCCTGCTGGAAGGCGTGGCCGATCACCGCGACATGGTCCTGATGCCCGAACAACAGGACAATCAGATCATGGTGTGCGTGTCGCGTGCCGTGTCGGGTCCGCTGGTGCTGGACCTATGAACGCCGCACCGTCATCCGCGCTGCGGATCGGCGTGGCCGGGCTCGGTCGCGCGTTTTCGTTGATGTTGCCGACTTTCCTGGGGGACGCGCGAGTGCAGCTGGTTGCTGCGTGCGACACCCGCGAGACGGCGCGCGCACAGTTCGCGCGCGATTTCGATGCGCCTGCGTACGATTCATTCGACGCGCTGGTTGCCGACAGCCAGGTGGAAGTGATCTACATCGCCAGCCCGCATCAATTCCATGCCGAGCACACCCGGCTTGCCGCAGCCCACGGCAAACATGTGCTGGTTGAAAAGCCCATGGCGCTGTCGCTGGAGGCCTGCGACACGATGATCGATGCCTGCAGACGGGCCCAGGTGCATCTGCTGGTCGGTCACTGCCACAGCTTCGATACGCCCTATCTGGTCTGCCGCGAGCTGATCCGCGGCGGACGGCTCGGCACGGTGCGCATGATCCAGGCAATGAACTACACGGACTATCTGCTGAGGCCGCGCAGACCGGAAGAACTGATGACGTCCGAAGGCGGCGGCGCCGTGTTCAGCCAGGCGGCGCACCAGGTCGACATCGTGCGCATGCTGGCGGGTAGCCGCGCGACTCGCCTGCGCGCCGCGGTCGGTCACTGGGACCCGGCGCGGCCGACCGAAGGCGCGTATTCGGCGCTGGTGTGGTTCGAGAATGGCGCGTATGCCTCGCTCAGCTACAACGGCTACGGCCACTTCGATTCGGATGAATGGACCGACTGGACCGGCGAGATGGGTCATGCAAAGGATCCGGCATCCTATGGCGCCGCGCGGCGCAAGCTGGATACGGTCGCGTCCCCCCAGGCAGAGGCGGAGCTCAAAGCCAACGGCACGTATGGCGGCCCGGCCTATGTGCCCCCGAAGCCGCCCGGCGCCCACGACGCGCGGCCGTGGCATCAGCACTTTGGTCCGATCATCGTTTCGTGTGATCAGGGCGACCTGCGGCCAATGCCGAATGGCATTCAGGTTTACGGACACCACGCGAAGGAGTGGATGCCGCTGCCCCAGCCCGCGGTTCCGCGTGCCGAGGTGATCGATGAACTGGTCGCCGCCGTGCGGGACGGTGTCGCACCGCTGCACGACGGCTTATGGGCGAAGGCCACGCTGGAGATCTGCATTGCCATGCTGCAGTCGGATCATCAGGGCGAGGACGTGACCCTGATGCATCAGGGCGATTGAGGGCCGCGGCGCTCAGTCCACCTGGATGCCGGCCTTCTGCGCCAGCTGCTTGTTGGTCTTGATTTCGCTGTCGACAAAAGCCTTGAACTGCTCGGGCTTGAGAATGCGCGTGCTGTTGCCGCTCTTTGCAAATTGCGCCTGCACGTCGGGCGACTGCAAGGCAGTCGTCAGGTCGGCCGACAGCTTGTCGATAATGGCGGGCTTCGTGCCGGCAGGCGCCCACAGTCCTATCCACAGTTCGATGTTGACATCCGGATAGCCGGATTCGGCCACCGTCGGCACATTGGGAAGCGTGGACACCCTTTGTGCCGACGTGACCGCGATGGCCGACAGGCGGCCGTCGTCGGTCAGCATGCCGCCCAGCGTGGAAAGCGGCGCCATGTAGAACACCGACCGGTTCGCGGCCACATCGGTGATCGCATCGGGAGATCCCTTGAACGGCACATGCATCATGCTGATGCCGGCCCGTTGGGCAAACAGCTCCGCGGTCAGGTGCGTGGACGACCCCACACCCGCCGACGCAAAGGCGAGCGCGCCCGGCTTGGCCTTGGCGGCGTCGGCAATGTCCTTGACCGATTTGTAGGGACTGGCCGAGGCCGCCACCATCACATAGGGCGTGGTCGACAGCAGCGCCACGTCGATCAGGTCCGTCTGCGGGTCATACGGCAGCTTCTTGTAGATGGCCGGATTGGCGGCGTGCGACGCGCTTTGCACCAGCAGCGTCAAGCCATCGGCCGGGGCCTGCACCACTCGCCGCGTGCCGATCTGCCCGCCCGCGCCCGGCAGGTTTTCCACCAGCACGGTCTGGTTCCACATCTGCTGCAGCTTGCGGCTAAGGATACGCGCCACGATATCGGCGCCCGACCCGGGCGTCAGCGGGACGACCAGCTTGACCGGATGCGCGGGGTAGTCCTGCGCGAGCACAGGGGTGGCAGCGAAACAGAGCGCGAGTGCCGCAAGCACGGCGCGGCGCGAAATGCAGGTAAAGGGATGCGGGTTCATGGAGGGTCTCCGGTGCCGGGGCCAGCGGCTGTTATGGGAACTGCGGCCAGATCCTGCGCACTCAGTGGCGATCGATGAAATCCCTCAGTACACGGTTGAATTGATCGGGGTGTTCCAGGTTCGACAGATGGGCGGCATCGTCGATCACGT
This window encodes:
- a CDS encoding Bug family tripartite tricarboxylate transporter substrate binding protein, with the translated sequence MNNPYKQGVRYGACAVALAFASINSAAAAEPFPSRPIRVVVNTAPGGLTDVTTRLVAQKMGEHLKQTVVVENRAGGDGLIGIRSVKTAPPDGYTILATAGTIAIQPAIKDDAGYDVAKDFSGIGLIGRSPFLMVVAGDSNDKSMAQLLARAKTNPNKLSYASAGVGTAPHLAAAQFFQQAGVQLLHVPYKGNGPAMADVMSGRVDLILEAYGSSSAKVKAGQLRALGVTSSSRFASLPDVPTFAEQGAPNYSYYTWLCLVAPAGTPKDAIDRLSESLRASLASPEIEARFREDGLETNVMSPTQFNTYLVDEVAKAKAMVGSLGLAK
- a CDS encoding Bug family tripartite tricarboxylate transporter substrate binding protein, giving the protein MHSTTLTALFGATFCIAATGAQAAQADSFPNRPIRMIVAFSAGGSTDTVARYYAVKLGEVLKTNVIVENRPGAAQMIGINATLNAPADGYTIYLGTGSSLSQNPGVRTNLPYDPLKNFTLLGLVATTPGVIVVTPALPVQTFSELITYAKANPGKLNYGSSGLGSASHLQAEYFLSLTGVQATHIPFKADAEIMTAMSGNLVHLGIAPIQGAVGAIRTGKVRPLAITSATRIASLPDTPSVSELGFKELQAIDPYTYYGLVGPSGIPDAVVTKINAAINTVSAMPQTKELMGQNYFYPSTSTPESFRNYIAQDIAKWRSFSSKIKLD
- a CDS encoding alpha/beta hydrolase, with product MKPISMLACALAAVACACASGAAQAQSRPTYVTSGSVKALYYTPDANPNPKVAFLIVHRTANYLSHIGCGELSKRGYAVFCMNTRYENNEFQIDWDRIALDVKVGVEYLRKQPGIEKVILFGHSGGGPTLSFYQAVAEKGIGFCQDARKIVPCNNDLANLPPADGLILADAHPGVPVILLRSLNGSVLRETPGTFDPALDLYSPANGYNPAGASTYSPDFQARYFAAQSRRMNALIADADRRTKDIAAGKGPYPDNDQFAIPHGGNPGAGPGGASQLHSLDPQIALRKTQRPQKLLRNDGSIDRQLVTTVSPVEPDTLASTMSFNRGTKQLSLRSFLSTQAVRSTNSLDGIDHCSSNNSTICAVGAISVPTLVMGMGGYLFIRDSEEEFDASAAKDKDLVFIEGATHGFTPCANCMNTGGAAAYSNSVKNLFDYVDGWASPRYRADTSPVVSGGGSLSLGALAVMLGLAAMAAVARWRGLASRLSGPRRRS
- a CDS encoding NAD(P)-binding domain-containing protein; the protein is MLPWPRRGRRATTTIRRRITMKIGYIGLGALGSQLARTFLRDHDLVVWDAHAPASEALRKDGARVAPSAAALAADADVVLLCLPRSSDVRQVLFGQGGLAEGLSAGKLVIDQTSGIASDTRAMADELARHGVAMLDAAVSASPHIVAQGGAVLMVGGSDEVFERALPVLRTVTSTIYRCGLRVGDGQAMKTVNNAMNAGVRLGTLEIVALGRRAGLSLAAMSDLLNQGAARNQTTVKMLPALVEGKASTNFSLALQLKDVDQAVALGFDTGAPMPVTAAVRSLLQVGVNTLGKTAQLEDMVGLIESMAGTRLAGSDDTAEGTRIRFDGIGTPDVAKTIDDAVSALCLAITEECVAVGVAYGLELPVLAEVLDKSSGWSAQSQRLLPAWTAGGRQPRDPAWGDALLRAARLALIAGAPTFVANAVRAVVESPAR
- a CDS encoding Bug family tripartite tricarboxylate transporter substrate binding protein, whose product is MPSTLRLAVAGLLALAFALPAAAQDAAQAWPKKTIRLIVPFTPGGSNDVLARVLSQHLGKAWNQTVVVENKPGAAGNIGAEFVARAPADGYTLLIAANNVLSVNPALYRLGFDPAKDFAPVSLLGTVPIVLVVNPDLPVKDLAQLVSYAKANPARLNYASSGTGSPQHLSAELFNKLAGVRMTHVPYKGAAPAIADVSAGQVQVLFGPINSVLPHIKSGKLRALAVAGESRTLLLPDVPTIAQAGYPAYRSDIWIGLVAPAGTPPDVVRQINAETRTTLADPAVIETLAQQGIEAKASTPDTLGALAASDLTRWTDVIKSSGIVADQQP